CCCATGTATGAACTTGCGGACACTGGTTGTGTTGCCTTTTCAAATGACGGCTTGCCAGTAGAGAACACCGAACTTTTCCGCAGAGCATTAGAATACGCTTCAGATACAGGATTACCTGTTATCGATCATTGCAAAGATCCATATTTAGAAATTGGCGCAGGCATGAATGAAGGCGCGGTTTCTTCACTTCTAGGACTAGCGGGGCAGCCTGATGTTGCGGAAGCGACTCAAGTTGCGCGAGATCTACTCCTAGCTGAATATCTCGATATTCATATTCACCTTGCGCACATTTCCTGCCGTAAATCTGTGGACCTTATCGCATGGGCTAAGAAACGCGGAGTAAAGGTCACAGCTGAAACATGCCCGCACTACCTGCTCCTCACCGAAGAAGCAGTAGAAGGATACGGAACCAATACCAAGGTGAACCCGCCCCTTCGCACCGCTGATGATGTGGAAGCTCTACTGCAAGCTATCCGCGAAGGTATCATTGATATGTTCGCGACTGACCATGCTCCCCACGCAGCACATGAAAAGGAAGTCGAATTCATGGTTGCCCCTTGCGGAATATCAGGGCTTGATTCAGCTCTGTCACTGTCATGGTCGCTAGTTGCAGAGAACAAACTTACTTTTGATGATTTTATAAGGATGTGGACCACCGCACCGTGCGAAACATTCGGACTGCCGTTAAATGGCTTTAACAAAGGGGATGTAGCGGATTTCTTCCTGTTCGCCCCTGACGAAGAATGGATTCTTTCACCCGAAACTATGCATTCTAAAGGTAAAAACACTCCTTTCATAGGTCAAACCCTGAAAGGACGGGTGATAAGTCATTTCCTTGGCGGCAAAAAAATAGTATGACACCATGACAAGACAGTGGGAAACCCTGCAAACTAGGCTAACGATTAAAGATTTAAATATATTTCGCCTTAAGGAGACACTATGAGCGAACCCTTTAAAGATGCGGTTGGAATTTGTAAAACCATTATGCGTAACGGCTATGACGCTTACATTATCAGCGAAAGGCTCCAGAAGCTTACCATCGATGATAAAGGTAAAGAAATAGCCCTCGATATTTCAACTGAACTTGATTTCAAGGGACTGAGCAAGCTTTTCCCTAATGTTCAATCAGCAGAAACAGACGATATTACTGCGATTTTGAAAGAAGGAGAAACAACTTTCAACTTCTATACATCAGACTCCAGCAATTCATCACATCCGGAAGAGTGCGTTTCTCGCATGACTCCAAGACTGCTTAAGGCTCTGGAAAAGCAGAATGAAATTCCTATGTCTGCGGCTTGCCCTTATATCCCTAAAGCAAGAGACCCTTACGAAGGGTTTGCTGAGCTTAGCACTGGACAGGTTTGCTTCCTCGGAATTCCTGATCAGACTCTCAAAAAAGATTACCTCATGGGAATTAAAGCTTTGCGGTTTGCCGCGAACTACAACCTCCCCATTGAAAGCAATACCAAAGCTGCTATCATCAGAGCGTCTAAACGCATTCTCGACTATGTTCCAATCCCTGAAATCATGGATGAATGGCGCAAAGTTGAAGCAGAGAATATGTACACATTCATATCCCTGCTATTTGAAACAATGATTCTACACGGACTTATTCCCGAAGTTGCAGCTCTTTCACGCTTCACACAGGTAAAAAACAGCAAGACTGGTGAAACTGAAACCGTATTCAATCACACTCTTGATGTAATGCGCCACTATCCTGAAGAACTTCCTTATGACTGGTTCGGAGTGGCAGCATGTCTGTTCCATGATGTAGGTAAACTATTCACAGCGGAAGAAGTTGAAGGCGAATGGCAGTTCCTACAGCACCATCGTGTGGGCGCAAAAGTTACTCGCAAGATCCTCAGCCGCTTGAACTTCCCGCAGGAAGATGTGGATCTCATTTGCGAGCTTGTCCGCAACCACATGCGCTTCCAGTTCATGCTGACTGATAAGGGTATCAGGAAATTCAAAGCAATTGATGAATATCCACGTCTCATCGAGATGGTTCGTGCAGATATTAAAGCGCGCGGAACTCAATACAAAGAGTTCAACCACAACATCAAAATGCTTGAACGTGCTGATATTCCAGCAGAAGCTCTCGATCCATTCCTCAATGGTAATGAGATCATGCAGCACACCGGACTCAACCCCGGACCTGTTGTCGGTATCATCCGCGAAGCTCTGCTCACAGCGCAGATTTCAGGTGATGTTTCCACAATGGAAGAAGCTATCGAATTTGTTCAGGATCACGCTGACAAAGAAAAGCTTCGCTAGTCACTGCTTAAACAAGCCATTTAAAAAGCCCGAATCGATTCATCGATTCGGGCTTTTTTGTTTTACGATTTTACAATTCCTGCAAGATGGAAAATAAGTCATTTAGATTAAATGACTTATTTTCCTTCCTGCTCGGCACGCTCCTCCTCTACAGTTTTACCGCATCTCTGACACTCATCGCCATGATGATCCTCGTAATTTACCTCTCCTACGATTCCAGAATCTTCCTCATTTTTCATCATGAGTTCAAAGCAGTCATCGCAGTAGGCAACTTCAGGGTACTGCTCATCAGTAGAATCTGACATTAGATTTCCGAATATTCTAGCAGCTTTCATAAACACCTCTCTTTTTATGGTTCAATTAGTTCAGAGATATACTAATAAGAATTACACTAAATAAAGCAATAGCAAATACAGTAAAAAGATATTTAAATCAAAAAATCTATTAACAGAAACAAATGAAGTATTTGCGGCGCTGGCAACTGAACGCGATGAAACAGGGAGAATCGTAGATAAGACTTTCGAGTCCACAGAAAACCAGCACGAACATCATGTATAAATATGACTCCGAAGGTAGGCTCACTACTACCTACTACTCCGGCAAGGCTGTTGAAGTATATGCTTATAACAATCAGGGTCAGCGCACTCAATCCCATGTCACGAGTGGAAAGTTTAGTAACTACACCTACAACCAGATTGGACAGCTTGTTCAGGCGGGAACTACAACATACCGCTACAATGGTGATGGCGATTTGGTTGAAAAAAATGAGTCAGGACAGATTACTCGTTACAACTATCTAACCACAGGACAGCTTTGTGAAGTTATATTACCGAACGGGTCGCTCATCGAATATCGTTTTGATGAAAACGGATTGCGCACCGAAAAACTGATAAACAACAAGCTTTACCAGCGTTATCAGTGG
This window of the Maridesulfovibrio frigidus DSM 17176 genome carries:
- a CDS encoding dihydroorotase, which produces MTNPELVVRKAIWKGEEVDLLVADGKIQDILPSSDTMYEGAEVVAARGYLLMPSLTDVHTHLREPGFEYKEDIASGLNAAVHGGFSNIMCMANTDPVNDNAVITDQMLHRARAEFPDGPRLFPIGALTKKLEGKELSPMYELADTGCVAFSNDGLPVENTELFRRALEYASDTGLPVIDHCKDPYLEIGAGMNEGAVSSLLGLAGQPDVAEATQVARDLLLAEYLDIHIHLAHISCRKSVDLIAWAKKRGVKVTAETCPHYLLLTEEAVEGYGTNTKVNPPLRTADDVEALLQAIREGIIDMFATDHAPHAAHEKEVEFMVAPCGISGLDSALSLSWSLVAENKLTFDDFIRMWTTAPCETFGLPLNGFNKGDVADFFLFAPDEEWILSPETMHSKGKNTPFIGQTLKGRVISHFLGGKKIV
- a CDS encoding HD domain-containing protein, with protein sequence MSEPFKDAVGICKTIMRNGYDAYIISERLQKLTIDDKGKEIALDISTELDFKGLSKLFPNVQSAETDDITAILKEGETTFNFYTSDSSNSSHPEECVSRMTPRLLKALEKQNEIPMSAACPYIPKARDPYEGFAELSTGQVCFLGIPDQTLKKDYLMGIKALRFAANYNLPIESNTKAAIIRASKRILDYVPIPEIMDEWRKVEAENMYTFISLLFETMILHGLIPEVAALSRFTQVKNSKTGETETVFNHTLDVMRHYPEELPYDWFGVAACLFHDVGKLFTAEEVEGEWQFLQHHRVGAKVTRKILSRLNFPQEDVDLICELVRNHMRFQFMLTDKGIRKFKAIDEYPRLIEMVRADIKARGTQYKEFNHNIKMLERADIPAEALDPFLNGNEIMQHTGLNPGPVVGIIREALLTAQISGDVSTMEEAIEFVQDHADKEKLR